One segment of Candidatus Paceibacterota bacterium DNA contains the following:
- a CDS encoding pilin has protein sequence MKKFLFFSIIFTLVFVFTPLPFLATGQILPDAGDGVGESTPPPPSEPQSEQSQQGGGGLVPNCPPEGCGWTELLILAQNVMNFLIIISLPLSAIAFAYAGFLYLTAAGSEDKIKKAHEIFKNVAIGLFLVLAAWLIVWLIISTLLREDSLLQLLRPNK, from the coding sequence ATGAAGAAGTTTTTATTTTTTTCTATAATTTTTACTCTGGTTTTTGTTTTTACCCCTTTGCCTTTCTTAGCGACAGGGCAAATATTACCCGATGCTGGAGACGGAGTTGGCGAATCAACACCTCCACCCCCATCTGAACCGCAAAGCGAGCAATCACAGCAGGGTGGCGGGGGATTGGTTCCAAACTGTCCGCCGGAAGGTTGCGGTTGGACGGAGCTTTTGATTTTGGCACAAAACGTAATGAATTTTTTGATTATAATTTCTCTACCTCTTTCCGCCATCGCTTTTGCTTATGCCGGATTTCTATATTTGACAGCAGCGGGCAGTGAAGACAAAATCAAGAAAGCCCACGAGATTTTTAAAAACGTGGCGATTGGTCTTTTTCTTGTCTTGGCGGCTTGGCTTATTGTCTGGCTTATTATTTCAACTCTGTTACGGGAAGATTCACTTCTTCAGCTCTTAAGACCGAACA
- a CDS encoding extracellular solute-binding protein: MKNISKFQLIVLGVFAAFFIIGILVFAMARSGSRTAVIEVLMWGAMPRNQFAEVLKATGLDQNEEIKISYEEKRPETFDQELLEALAKDAGPDLFFVSSDNLLKQKQRIFAVPLASFSERDFKKSFIEGAEVFLSEEGVWALPISIDPMVMYWNRDIFTFAGLIEPPSFWDEFYDISSALTRRDPNFNITRSALALGEFTNINHAFEILSLLIMQAGNPIAEKKSNGVLTSTLDEARGLPALPAERALSFYTEFSNPLKPFYSWNRALPKSKDFFVAGDLAIYLGFASELFEIRDRNPNLNFDVALIPQAESVNNRIVYGKMEGLAISNRSRNIAGAFRVASILSGQDNSRAFSQIRNLPPARRDLLSLRPERAFMETFYQSAVISKTWPVPDKTRVSNIFRNMIESVTGGRAVVRDAVQRAHQELNLILR, encoded by the coding sequence ATGAAAAATATTTCTAAATTCCAATTAATTGTTCTTGGTGTTTTTGCCGCTTTTTTCATAATCGGCATTTTGGTTTTTGCGATGGCAAGAAGTGGGAGTAGGACTGCGGTTATTGAGGTTTTAATGTGGGGAGCGATGCCGAGAAACCAATTTGCTGAAGTCCTTAAAGCTACCGGTCTAGACCAAAACGAAGAAATTAAAATAAGTTACGAAGAAAAGAGGCCGGAGACATTTGACCAGGAACTTCTTGAGGCATTGGCAAAAGACGCCGGACCAGACTTGTTTTTTGTTAGCAGTGATAATTTGTTGAAGCAAAAACAGAGAATTTTCGCTGTTCCTCTTGCTAGTTTTTCGGAAAGAGATTTCAAAAAATCCTTCATTGAGGGCGCTGAAGTTTTTTTGTCTGAAGAAGGGGTTTGGGCTTTGCCGATCTCAATTGATCCTATGGTGATGTACTGGAATCGAGACATTTTTACCTTTGCCGGATTGATCGAGCCACCTTCGTTTTGGGATGAGTTTTATGATATCTCTTCCGCACTGACGAGAAGAGACCCAAATTTTAATATCACCAGAAGCGCTTTGGCCTTAGGTGAGTTTACCAACATAAACCACGCTTTTGAGATTTTGAGTTTACTTATTATGCAGGCCGGAAATCCGATAGCCGAAAAAAAGTCAAACGGGGTTTTGACGAGCACGCTCGACGAGGCAAGAGGTCTGCCGGCCCTACCGGCCGAAAGAGCTTTAAGTTTTTATACCGAATTTTCAAACCCTTTAAAACCTTTTTATAGCTGGAACCGCGCCCTGCCCAAGTCAAAAGACTTTTTCGTTGCTGGGGATTTAGCGATCTATCTTGGTTTTGCTTCCGAACTTTTTGAAATTCGCGATAGAAATCCTAACCTTAATTTTGACGTAGCTCTAATACCCCAAGCCGAAAGTGTTAATAATAGAATTGTCTATGGAAAAATGGAGGGTCTTGCGATAAGTAACCGCTCTAGAAATATTGCCGGAGCTTTCAGAGTAGCTTCAATTCTTTCCGGCCAAGATAATTCCCGAGCTTTCAGTCAGATTAGGAATTTGCCGCCAGCAAGAAGAGACCTGCTTTCCTTGCGACCGGAAAGAGCTTTTATGGAGACTTTTTATCAAAGCGCTGTAATTTCAAAGACTTGGCCAGTGCCGGATAAAACAAGAGTGTCGAATATCTTCAGAAACATGATAGAATCGGTTACTGGTGGCCGAGCGGTAGTTCGCGACGCCGTTCAAAGAGCTCATCAAGAACTTAATTTGATTTTGAGATAA
- a CDS encoding class I SAM-dependent methyltransferase, producing MPFTNPKKNIEKFQILPGTCVVDLGCGSGEYSLLAALLAGEKGRLYAVDIQKDVLTSLKRRAQEKRIFNIEVIWGDVEKLGGTHLVDDSVDVAIASNIFFQIEDKESFVQETKRILKTGKGKVYLIDWLDSFGNLGPEKSRVVSPEVAKEIFSRNGFVLERVLSDVGEHHYGLVFRKL from the coding sequence ATGCCTTTTACCAATCCTAAGAAAAATATAGAAAAATTCCAGATTTTGCCCGGAACTTGCGTAGTTGATTTAGGTTGCGGATCTGGGGAATACTCACTTTTGGCAGCTTTACTCGCTGGAGAAAAAGGCCGGCTTTATGCTGTTGATATCCAGAAAGATGTCTTAACAAGCTTGAAAAGACGCGCGCAAGAAAAACGGATTTTTAACATTGAGGTAATTTGGGGTGACGTTGAAAAGCTGGGCGGGACACATCTTGTTGATGATTCTGTTGATGTCGCTATCGCTTCAAACATTTTTTTTCAAATTGAAGACAAAGAGAGTTTTGTTCAGGAAACCAAAAGAATTTTAAAGACAGGTAAAGGCAAAGTTTATCTTATTGACTGGCTTGATTCTTTTGGCAATCTTGGGCCGGAGAAAAGTCGCGTGGTTTCTCCGGAAGTCGCCAAGGAGATTTTTTCCCGAAACGGTTTTGTACTAGAGAGAGTGTTATCGGATGTCGGAGAGCATCATTATGGTCTAGTCTTTAGGAAATTGTAG
- the gyrA gene encoding DNA gyrase subunit A produces the protein MPKEKPEKKGLQDDLRAENSGIISRDITLEMKESYLDYAMSVITARALPDVRDGLKPVQRRILYAMHEIGLSAGAKTRKSAKITGDVTGNYHPHGDTAVYEALVKMAQPFVMRYPLIIGQGNFGSIDGDNAAAPRYTEAKMSRIAGELLRDLEKETVEWRPNYEGTRQEPTVLPAAAPNLLLNGTLGIAVGMATNIPPHNLREVAEAAIYLIDNKDATTEDLLKFVKGPDFPTGGVIFNEKDIHHAYATGRGGVIVRGEAEIVENKTGQSQIIISSIPYRVNKADLIMKIADMVREKKIEGIKALRDESTKDIRVVIDLKNTAHPQNVLNYLYKHTQLEETFHYNTVGLVKGVPQTLSLKGLLEEFAEHRVVIVRKRTEYDLRKAEEKEHILLGLKKALDHIDRIIKLIKSSKDVTDAHKKLKQEFKFSDIQATAILEMRLQKLAGLERKKIEEDLKTTQELIKKLKSILSSPKMILQIIKDEIKEIAEKHGDERRTKVVKGGVKNLSVEDLVPEEENALVLTAGGYIKRTNPEEFRRQKRGGVGVIDLDTKEEDFVTILLTASTHDDVLFFTDKGKVYKTKMYELPEGRRATRGKSVMNFISLEADEKITSILPLKKGKDVSKLSVFMITERGTAKKVKAESFSDVRRSGIIAIKLPSGDRLVSVELVSVGDDVVVVSSKGQSIRFKESDFRDMGRGATGVRAIRLGKNDVVVAMQVAKKEYKDPEILVVSRGGYGKKTSLKEYKNQKRGGSGIKTAKVTEKTGPLITAKVIEEEEEIVAISQKGQVIRTALSEIPTLGRQTQGVRIMKLREGDKIASSICL, from the coding sequence ATGCCAAAAGAAAAGCCAGAAAAAAAAGGATTACAAGATGATTTAAGAGCAGAAAACTCCGGAATTATTTCTCGCGATATAACTTTGGAGATGAAAGAATCGTATTTGGATTATGCGATGTCGGTTATTACCGCGCGCGCTTTGCCGGACGTGCGAGACGGCCTAAAGCCGGTCCAAAGGAGAATTCTTTACGCTATGCATGAGATCGGTCTTTCAGCTGGTGCCAAGACTAGAAAGTCAGCCAAAATTACTGGAGATGTAACTGGTAATTATCATCCTCACGGCGATACTGCTGTCTATGAAGCGTTGGTGAAAATGGCACAACCCTTTGTTATGCGCTACCCGTTGATTATCGGCCAAGGAAATTTTGGCTCAATTGATGGCGACAACGCTGCGGCACCAAGATATACCGAAGCCAAAATGTCTAGAATCGCCGGCGAGCTTTTACGCGATTTGGAAAAAGAGACGGTTGAATGGAGGCCGAATTACGAAGGCACAAGGCAAGAGCCGACTGTTTTGCCGGCCGCCGCGCCGAATTTGCTTTTAAACGGTACGCTTGGCATTGCTGTTGGCATGGCGACCAATATCCCGCCACATAATTTGCGGGAAGTAGCAGAGGCGGCCATTTATTTAATTGACAACAAAGATGCAACAACCGAAGATCTTTTGAAATTTGTTAAGGGGCCTGATTTTCCAACAGGCGGAGTTATTTTCAACGAAAAAGATATTCATCATGCTTATGCCACCGGCCGAGGCGGGGTGATTGTTCGAGGCGAAGCGGAAATTGTTGAAAACAAAACCGGCCAGTCGCAGATTATCATTTCTTCAATTCCTTATCGCGTCAATAAGGCCGACTTAATAATGAAGATTGCTGACATGGTTCGCGAGAAAAAAATTGAAGGTATTAAGGCCTTGCGCGATGAATCAACAAAAGACATTAGGGTTGTAATAGATTTGAAAAACACCGCCCACCCTCAAAATGTCTTGAATTATCTCTATAAACACACCCAACTGGAAGAAACTTTCCATTACAATACAGTCGGCTTGGTTAAAGGCGTGCCTCAAACACTTTCCTTAAAGGGATTGCTTGAAGAATTTGCTGAACACAGAGTGGTGATTGTTCGAAAGAGAACAGAATATGATTTAAGAAAAGCAGAAGAAAAAGAGCACATTCTTCTAGGGCTTAAAAAAGCTCTTGATCATATAGATCGAATAATCAAGCTTATAAAATCTTCAAAAGACGTTACGGATGCACACAAGAAACTAAAGCAGGAGTTCAAGTTTTCTGATATACAAGCCACGGCAATTTTGGAAATGCGCCTTCAGAAATTAGCTGGTCTGGAAAGAAAAAAGATAGAAGAGGATTTGAAAACCACCCAAGAGCTTATTAAAAAATTAAAATCCATTCTTTCCAGTCCGAAGATGATTTTGCAAATTATCAAAGACGAAATCAAAGAAATTGCCGAAAAGCATGGAGACGAGAGGAGGACAAAGGTCGTTAAGGGCGGAGTCAAGAATCTTTCAGTTGAAGATTTGGTGCCGGAAGAAGAAAATGCTCTAGTTCTGACGGCTGGAGGTTATATCAAAAGAACCAACCCGGAAGAATTTAGAAGACAAAAACGCGGTGGGGTCGGCGTTATTGATTTGGATACCAAAGAAGAAGATTTTGTAACAATCCTTTTGACAGCTTCCACTCACGATGACGTCTTATTTTTTACTGACAAAGGCAAGGTCTACAAGACTAAAATGTACGAACTGCCAGAAGGCCGAAGGGCGACTCGTGGCAAGTCGGTTATGAACTTTATTTCGCTTGAAGCCGATGAAAAAATAACCTCCATTCTACCTCTGAAGAAAGGCAAGGATGTTTCAAAACTTTCAGTTTTTATGATAACCGAGCGTGGTACTGCCAAAAAAGTCAAAGCCGAGAGTTTTAGCGATGTCAGAAGAAGCGGAATTATCGCTATCAAACTACCGTCCGGCGACAGACTTGTCTCGGTTGAGCTTGTTAGTGTGGGCGACGATGTGGTTGTTGTTTCTTCCAAAGGTCAGTCAATCAGATTCAAAGAATCTGATTTTCGAGATATGGGGCGAGGGGCAACCGGTGTCAGGGCCATTAGACTCGGGAAAAACGACGTCGTTGTTGCTATGCAGGTCGCAAAGAAAGAATATAAAGATCCGGAAATTCTTGTTGTCAGTCGCGGTGGTTACGGCAAGAAAACCAGTTTAAAAGAATACAAAAATCAGAAGCGTGGTGGGTCGGGGATTAAGACAGCGAAGGTTACTGAAAAGACCGGACCACTTATCACTGCTAAAGTTATAGAAGAGGAGGAAGAAATTGTTGCTATTTCACAAAAAGGTCAGGTCATCAGAACCGCGCTTTCCGAGATTCCGACTCTTGGACGACAGACTCAAGGTGTTAGAATAATGAAGCTTAGAGAGGGTGACAAAATCGCGTCTTCAATTTGCTTGTAA
- a CDS encoding MBL fold metallo-hydrolase — MVITYHGLEFVKITFGDITIAFNPVSKSSDYKSSSFGADMAFISLNDPDFNGWQSLARGEKEPFVINGPGEYEFRGVFVRGFPSFSSYKNKKRPNTFYNVILEETSICFLGAISSENIKDHLNALEEEVDILFIPIGGDGVLSAAEAYKTAVGLESKIIIPIHFNFNGDKNSLKTFLKEGGEENLKPVEKLSLRKKDLVGKQGEIVVLSQG; from the coding sequence ATGGTAATCACTTACCACGGTTTAGAATTTGTCAAAATAACCTTTGGTGACATTACGATTGCTTTTAACCCTGTTTCCAAATCTTCCGACTACAAATCGTCGTCCTTTGGCGCCGATATGGCTTTTATCAGTTTGAATGACCCCGATTTTAACGGTTGGCAATCGTTGGCGAGAGGGGAGAAGGAACCTTTTGTCATAAATGGACCCGGAGAATATGAATTCAGAGGAGTCTTTGTTCGCGGTTTTCCGTCTTTTTCTTCTTATAAAAATAAAAAACGCCCAAATACATTTTATAACGTGATTTTGGAAGAGACGTCGATTTGTTTCCTTGGTGCCATAAGTTCTGAAAATATAAAAGACCACCTCAACGCTTTAGAAGAAGAAGTTGATATACTTTTTATACCGATTGGCGGGGATGGCGTGTTAAGCGCCGCTGAAGCTTATAAGACAGCAGTCGGACTGGAATCAAAAATAATTATTCCGATCCATTTCAATTTCAATGGCGACAAAAATTCTTTGAAGACCTTTTTGAAAGAAGGTGGAGAGGAAAATTTGAAGCCGGTTGAAAAGCTGTCTTTGAGGAAAAAAGATTTAGTCGGTAAGCAGGGCGAGATCGTTGTCTTATCTCAAGGTTAA
- a CDS encoding S1 RNA-binding domain-containing protein → MTQTATLELEREETSEGKTRKSVSEENSIGDDDKSLTSKFISEISNPPAVGDLVDGQVIDVYKNSVFVDLQPFGTGIIYGREFNIARDIIKNVSPGDNISGKIIDLEEKDGYFEISLKEARQAKVWSEAEEAIKSKSIFELVVQEANKGGLMLTWQGVIGFLPASQLNSEHYPRVADGDKDRILEELKKMVGQKLSVSIINASPKEGKLIFSEKSPELKKKIKIIEKYSVGDEVEGEITGVVDFGAFVKVEEGLEGLVHISEMDWGLVEDPKQMFKVGEKVRVKIIEVKDEKISLSIKALKKNPWTEAEKKYKKDDIATGVVIKFNKHGALASIEEGVAGLVHISEFGNESKLREKLSLGNSYKFKITLFEPKEQKMTLSYMEAHPEEKPATKDTVTAKE, encoded by the coding sequence ATGACCCAAACAGCCACTTTAGAATTAGAGAGAGAAGAAACATCAGAAGGCAAGACTAGGAAATCGGTTTCCGAGGAAAATTCTATTGGAGACGATGATAAGTCATTGACCAGCAAATTCATAAGCGAAATCTCAAACCCGCCGGCTGTTGGTGACCTTGTCGATGGCCAGGTTATAGACGTCTATAAAAATTCAGTTTTTGTTGATCTCCAACCGTTCGGCACAGGAATCATTTACGGCCGAGAATTCAATATCGCAAGAGACATCATCAAAAATGTCAGTCCTGGGGACAACATCAGCGGAAAAATAATAGACCTTGAAGAAAAAGATGGTTATTTTGAAATTTCATTAAAAGAAGCTAGGCAAGCAAAAGTTTGGAGCGAAGCTGAAGAAGCTATAAAAAGTAAGAGTATTTTTGAGCTCGTTGTGCAAGAGGCAAACAAAGGTGGCTTAATGCTGACCTGGCAGGGAGTAATCGGATTTCTACCAGCTTCCCAGCTTAATTCTGAACATTATCCGCGCGTTGCAGATGGCGACAAAGACAGGATTCTTGAAGAATTGAAAAAAATGGTTGGTCAGAAACTTTCCGTCTCAATCATCAACGCCTCGCCGAAAGAAGGAAAATTGATTTTTTCTGAAAAAAGTCCAGAGTTGAAAAAGAAGATAAAGATTATAGAAAAATATTCAGTCGGCGACGAAGTTGAAGGAGAAATTACCGGAGTTGTTGATTTCGGAGCTTTCGTTAAAGTTGAAGAAGGTCTTGAAGGGTTAGTACACATTTCAGAAATGGATTGGGGTTTGGTTGAAGATCCAAAACAAATGTTTAAGGTCGGTGAAAAAGTCCGAGTTAAAATCATTGAGGTCAAAGACGAAAAAATATCACTTTCAATCAAGGCCCTAAAAAAGAACCCTTGGACCGAAGCCGAGAAAAAATACAAAAAAGACGACATTGCCACCGGAGTTGTCATCAAATTCAACAAGCACGGAGCTTTGGCTTCAATTGAAGAAGGGGTGGCCGGCTTGGTGCATATCTCCGAATTCGGCAATGAATCAAAACTCCGCGAAAAATTATCTTTAGGCAACAGCTATAAATTCAAAATCACTCTGTTTGAACCAAAAGAACAAAAAATGACTCTCTCTTATATGGAAGCGCATCCGGAAGAAAAGCCGGCCACAAAAGATACGGTAACAGCTAAAGAATAA
- the pth gene encoding aminoacyl-tRNA hydrolase, with protein sequence MIYIIGLGNPGEEYEETRHNTGRMVVDFFHRSAKFPEWKIDKKSKSLISKGKIGKTEVLLIKPETFMNKSGISAASFVTSVKKARDLIVIYDDLDLPLGKMKISFNRGAGGHRGIESIERSLKTREFGRLRIGISPQTPSGKLKKPQGEKAVIDFILGKFRKPEIDELKKISKKSVLAIEDIISEGLPKAMGKWN encoded by the coding sequence ATGATTTATATAATTGGTTTGGGTAATCCCGGCGAAGAGTATGAGGAGACTCGGCACAACACTGGAAGGATGGTTGTCGATTTTTTTCATCGTTCGGCAAAATTTCCCGAATGGAAAATTGATAAGAAGTCCAAATCCCTGATTTCAAAAGGTAAAATCGGAAAAACCGAAGTTCTTTTAATCAAACCAGAAACTTTTATGAATAAATCTGGTATCTCTGCCGCTTCTTTTGTGACTTCAGTCAAAAAAGCTCGAGACCTGATTGTTATTTACGATGATTTGGATTTGCCGTTGGGTAAAATGAAAATTTCTTTCAATCGGGGAGCTGGCGGCCACAGGGGGATTGAATCAATTGAGAGAAGTTTGAAAACCAGAGAGTTCGGTAGATTGAGAATCGGCATATCTCCACAGACTCCGAGCGGGAAACTGAAAAAACCGCAAGGTGAAAAAGCGGTAATTGATTTTATTTTAGGAAAATTTCGAAAACCAGAAATTGATGAGCTGAAAAAAATTTCAAAAAAATCAGTTTTGGCGATTGAAGATATAATTTCCGAAGGTCTCCCGAAAGCAATGGGGAAGTGGAATTAG
- the lepB gene encoding signal peptidase I, translating into MFMSDSALELALFFYSYKMVCKMTEETPQVHKKSGFFKELVKFTLIAFLIVVPFRIFIAQPFIVNGASMEPTFHPGEYLIVDQLTYKAFSQPKRGEVIIFRYPQDTTKFFIKRVVGLPGETIEIRGENIRISNSDFPEGFLLDEDYLSFRKQDNLKTKLKSDEYFVMGDNRPQSSDSRIWGPLKEELIIGRPLVRLFPVNRLQFLPGSFSFQR; encoded by the coding sequence ATGTTTATGTCAGACTCGGCACTCGAGCTTGCGTTATTTTTTTATTCGTATAAAATGGTCTGCAAGATGACGGAAGAAACTCCTCAAGTACATAAAAAAAGCGGTTTTTTTAAAGAGTTAGTGAAGTTTACCTTAATCGCTTTCCTCATCGTTGTCCCTTTCAGGATATTTATCGCCCAACCATTCATAGTTAATGGTGCCTCCATGGAACCAACCTTTCATCCGGGTGAATATTTGATTGTAGATCAGCTAACTTACAAGGCGTTTAGCCAGCCAAAGCGTGGAGAAGTCATAATTTTCCGCTATCCGCAAGACACTACAAAATTTTTTATTAAAAGGGTTGTTGGTCTGCCCGGAGAAACTATCGAAATCAGAGGAGAAAATATCAGAATCAGCAATTCTGATTTTCCTGAAGGATTTCTCCTTGACGAAGATTATCTTTCATTCAGAAAACAAGACAACTTAAAAACAAAATTAAAAAGCGACGAGTATTTTGTAATGGGAGACAACCGACCCCAAAGCTCCGACTCAAGAATCTGGGGTCCATTAAAAGAAGAACTGATAATCGGTCGACCGCTTGTCCGACTGTTTCCAGTCAACCGGCTTCAGTTCCTACCTGGAAGTTTCAGTTTTCAACGATAA
- a CDS encoding His/Gly/Thr/Pro-type tRNA ligase C-terminal domain-containing protein: MSSTKINKKNSLILEEIDKALETAMFYGFVPIKKPRVTKEDSVLSGDCNDCIAEPEIGSEMERSHRLENKIRILRSYLDGHFQKLPSPTMVCYKETVGKQNTESVLNLLILGQLESIAEAIAIKTATSLLSQHAQNLKVEINHIGDRECFTKFEKDFFGHLKKNLDNTPGNQIQDSNINRVYRKYKENENLKSFWNSAPKPLDYLDQINIKHFREILEYLEQLETPYDLNHFLIPNWENCHRTIFKIKDGEEVLAFGLRHQNITRKFGVRKDVPMLYVSVKDRGYKNQKLKNIKQLRPKIFLMHLGNKAKAKSLIVVDTLRRAKIPLFHALTKDQISNQLTIAESLKFSHILIIGEKEAVENSVIVRDAESRTQETVPTQTLVGHLKKIGAS, encoded by the coding sequence ATGTCATCCACCAAAATAAACAAAAAAAATAGTTTGATTTTGGAGGAAATAGACAAAGCCCTTGAAACGGCGATGTTTTACGGTTTCGTGCCAATCAAGAAACCGAGAGTAACTAAAGAAGATTCGGTATTATCCGGAGATTGCAATGATTGCATCGCTGAGCCAGAAATAGGAAGCGAAATGGAGAGGAGTCACAGACTGGAGAACAAAATCAGAATCTTAAGAAGTTATCTTGACGGGCACTTTCAGAAACTCCCGTCGCCGACAATGGTCTGCTATAAAGAAACAGTGGGCAAACAAAACACCGAGTCTGTTCTAAACCTTTTGATTTTAGGTCAACTTGAGAGTATCGCAGAGGCGATTGCTATAAAAACCGCCACATCCCTTTTATCTCAACATGCTCAAAATCTGAAAGTTGAGATAAATCATATCGGCGATCGAGAGTGTTTTACTAAATTTGAAAAAGATTTCTTCGGTCATTTGAAAAAAAATCTGGACAATACGCCGGGCAACCAAATACAAGACTCCAACATAAACAGGGTCTATAGAAAATATAAAGAAAACGAAAATCTCAAGAGCTTCTGGAATAGCGCCCCAAAACCACTCGATTATTTAGACCAGATAAACATCAAGCATTTCCGAGAAATTTTGGAATATCTTGAACAACTTGAAACCCCCTATGACTTAAACCATTTTTTAATCCCAAACTGGGAAAATTGTCATCGAACTATTTTTAAAATAAAAGACGGGGAAGAAGTTCTGGCATTTGGATTGAGACATCAAAACATCACCAGAAAATTTGGAGTCAGAAAAGACGTGCCAATGCTTTATGTCTCGGTGAAAGACCGTGGCTACAAAAATCAAAAACTGAAAAATATAAAACAATTAAGACCAAAAATATTTTTGATGCATTTAGGCAATAAGGCCAAAGCCAAAAGTCTTATAGTAGTGGACACATTAAGGCGTGCCAAAATTCCTCTATTTCACGCCCTGACCAAAGACCAAATTTCAAATCAGCTTACTATCGCCGAAAGTTTAAAATTCTCACACATTCTTATTATCGGAGAAAAAGAGGCGGTTGAAAATTCAGTAATTGTTAGAGACGCAGAAAGCCGAACACAAGAAACAGTACCAACCCAAACCCTAGTAGGCCACCTAAAAAAGATCGGGGCGTCTTAG
- the ybeY gene encoding rRNA maturation RNase YbeY, whose amino-acid sequence MFEISKKTRSELPIGSSLLKKTKEIVVGKKYDLSLVLIENNLSKKLNKKFRGKNRPTNVLSFSLSKNSGEIFLNLPLIKKQAVSYDLSQKNFLLYLFIHGLLHLKGLEHGKKMDRQEKILASKLKISIPQ is encoded by the coding sequence ATGTTTGAAATCTCCAAAAAAACCAGAAGCGAGCTACCCATAGGAAGCTCGCTTCTTAAAAAAACAAAAGAAATAGTGGTCGGCAAAAAATACGATCTTAGTCTGGTATTAATAGAAAACAATCTGTCCAAGAAATTGAACAAAAAGTTTCGGGGCAAAAACCGGCCGACAAATGTCTTGAGTTTTTCGCTTTCAAAAAATTCTGGAGAAATTTTCTTAAACCTACCGCTCATTAAAAAGCAGGCTGTCTCGTACGACTTAAGCCAAAAAAATTTTTTGCTTTACCTTTTTATCCACGGCCTACTTCATCTCAAAGGCCTTGAGCACGGAAAAAAAATGGACCGACAAGAAAAAATATTGGCCTCCAAACTCAAAATAAGTATTCCACAATAA
- a CDS encoding cell division FtsA domain-containing protein, translating to MAKNFVVGFDVGTQNIRIGISNAIHGGELVLPKIEGSGIYPAKGLHNGYVSEKEELVEALKHARNDIEKRFKFRIKKTLVSVGGIGLNNITVSAETAVSKGDSEITELDVERLSELCEENIPKQSIINRKILHSIPLSYKIDGKPTPTGNPIGMKGVKLEAKYLFITVLEQHLNNLVDSFEEAGIEVSELVAGPIAAGMILLSKRDRRVGCALVNIGAETVSIVVYENGIPVSLEIIPAGSNNITNDIALGLKISLEEADHIKQGGLTTTVYPKKKLEEIIDARLSDIFDMVDSHLRKIGRSGLLPAGITFSGSGSQIFGLEELARGYLNLPTRIGMIPNKNSKESGKDSSWASVYGLCLIGLGSGEDDERMGMFLRKVGLKLKRTIKRFMP from the coding sequence ATGGCAAAAAATTTCGTCGTCGGATTTGATGTTGGTACTCAAAATATCCGTATTGGAATTTCCAATGCAATACACGGAGGAGAATTGGTCTTGCCGAAGATAGAAGGTTCCGGAATTTACCCAGCGAAAGGTTTGCACAACGGTTATGTCTCTGAAAAAGAAGAGCTCGTGGAAGCATTAAAGCACGCCAGAAACGACATCGAAAAGAGATTCAAGTTTAGAATAAAAAAAACTTTAGTGTCGGTTGGTGGAATCGGCCTAAATAATATTACGGTTTCGGCAGAAACCGCAGTCTCCAAGGGTGACTCGGAAATTACTGAACTTGATGTAGAGAGATTGTCTGAATTATGCGAGGAAAACATACCGAAACAATCAATAATCAACAGAAAGATCCTTCACTCTATTCCCCTATCATACAAGATCGACGGCAAGCCGACTCCAACTGGAAATCCAATCGGAATGAAGGGTGTTAAGTTGGAAGCTAAATATCTCTTTATCACCGTTCTAGAGCAACATCTGAACAATCTGGTGGACTCCTTTGAAGAAGCTGGGATTGAAGTCTCCGAACTTGTAGCAGGACCAATTGCCGCTGGAATGATCTTATTGTCAAAAAGGGACAGAAGGGTTGGTTGCGCTCTTGTTAATATCGGAGCCGAGACTGTCTCGATAGTCGTCTACGAAAACGGTATCCCTGTGTCACTTGAAATAATTCCGGCCGGCTCGAACAACATCACAAACGATATTGCTTTGGGTTTAAAAATTTCTCTTGAAGAGGCGGACCACATAAAACAAGGCGGGCTGACAACGACCGTTTATCCAAAGAAAAAGCTAGAGGAAATCATTGATGCCAGACTATCTGATATTTTTGATATGGTGGATTCTCATCTAAGAAAAATAGGTCGGAGCGGACTTCTGCCGGCCGGCATAACATTTTCCGGAAGCGGCAGTCAAATCTTCGGACTTGAGGAGTTGGCAAGAGGATATTTGAATCTGCCAACCAGAATCGGAATGATACCAAACAAAAATTCAAAAGAAAGCGGAAAAGATTCTTCTTGGGCATCTGTCTATGGTCTTTGCTTAATCGGCCTCGGCTCCGGCGAAGATGATGAAAGAATGGGGATGTTTTTAAGGAAAGTCGGTTTAAAATTAAAGAGGACAATCAAGCGCTTCATGCCTTAG